A window of Mytilus edulis chromosome 10, xbMytEdul2.2, whole genome shotgun sequence contains these coding sequences:
- the LOC139491696 gene encoding glutathionyl-hydroquinone reductase YqjG-like isoform X2, whose product MSKKFLQSVVNPKGAFVRNESKFRNFITADGSSGFPAEANRYHLYVSLACPWAHRALIVRSIKGLEDIISCTVVDWFMTDKGWNFTDKKDKCTLDTVNGKEYLRQVYEIADPNYDGRTTVPLLWDKTKKTVVNNESSEIIRMLNSEFNTFCPTKEQSSIDLYPQKLRSQIDDVNSWIYTEINNGVYKSGFARTQEAYDIAVTALFKSLDRVEEILSKSRYLVGDQLTEADIRLFPTLVRFDAVYHGHFKCNKKRIIDYPNMWKYTRDIYQTRGVSPTVDMHHITWHYMYSHESINPYRIVSIGPDLDFNEPHGREKR is encoded by the exons ATGTCTAAAAAATTTCTTCAATCTGTGGTGAATCCAAAAGGAGCTTTTGTAAGGAACGAATCAAAATTCCGGAATTTCATAACAG CGGACGGATCCTCTGGATTTCCAGCAGAAGCTAATCGTTATCACTTATACGTATCACTGGCCTGCCCATGGGCACACCGTGCACTGATTGTACGGAGTATTAAAGGATTAGAAGATATCATCTCCTGTACAGTTGTTGATTGGTTCATGACAGATAAAGGATGGAACTTTACTGACAAG AAGGACAAATGTACTTTAGATACTGTGAATGGAAAAGAATATCTTCGACAGGTTTATGAAATAGCTGATCCCA ATTACGATGGACGGACAACAGTACCTCTGCTTTGggataaaacaaagaaaacagttgTTAACAACGAATCCAGCGAAATCATACGAATGTTAAATTCTGAATTTAATACATTCTGTCCAACGAAAGAGCAATCGTCTATTGACTTGTATCCACAGAAACTACGGTCACAAATTGATGACGTTAATTCATGGATTTATAC AGAAATAAACAATGGCGTATATAAATCAGGATTTGCCCGAACTCAGGAGGCATATGATATCGCTGTCACAGCTCTATTTAAATCGTTAGATCGA GTTGAAGAGATACTTTCGAAGAGCAGGTATTTAGTTGGTGACCAGTTAACGGAGGCAGATATACGATTATTTCCTACTTTAGTTAGGTTTGATGCTGTTTATCATGGTCATTTCAAG TGTAACAAGAAAAGAATAATCGACTACCCAAATATGTGGAAGTATACAAGGGATATATACCAGACACGTGGTGTATCACCAACGGTCGATATGCATCACATCACGTGGCATTATATG TATAGCCATGAGAGTATCAACCCCTACAGAATAGTCTCTATTGGTCCAGACCTTGATTTCAACGAACCACACGGAAGAGAGAAAAGATGA
- the LOC139491696 gene encoding glutathionyl-hydroquinone reductase YqjG-like isoform X1, translated as MSKKFLQSVVNPKGAFVRNESKFRNFITGKHADGSSGFPAEANRYHLYVSLACPWAHRALIVRSIKGLEDIISCTVVDWFMTDKGWNFTDKKDKCTLDTVNGKEYLRQVYEIADPNYDGRTTVPLLWDKTKKTVVNNESSEIIRMLNSEFNTFCPTKEQSSIDLYPQKLRSQIDDVNSWIYTEINNGVYKSGFARTQEAYDIAVTALFKSLDRVEEILSKSRYLVGDQLTEADIRLFPTLVRFDAVYHGHFKCNKKRIIDYPNMWKYTRDIYQTRGVSPTVDMHHITWHYMYSHESINPYRIVSIGPDLDFNEPHGREKR; from the exons ATGTCTAAAAAATTTCTTCAATCTGTGGTGAATCCAAAAGGAGCTTTTGTAAGGAACGAATCAAAATTCCGGAATTTCATAACAGGTAAGCATG CGGACGGATCCTCTGGATTTCCAGCAGAAGCTAATCGTTATCACTTATACGTATCACTGGCCTGCCCATGGGCACACCGTGCACTGATTGTACGGAGTATTAAAGGATTAGAAGATATCATCTCCTGTACAGTTGTTGATTGGTTCATGACAGATAAAGGATGGAACTTTACTGACAAG AAGGACAAATGTACTTTAGATACTGTGAATGGAAAAGAATATCTTCGACAGGTTTATGAAATAGCTGATCCCA ATTACGATGGACGGACAACAGTACCTCTGCTTTGggataaaacaaagaaaacagttgTTAACAACGAATCCAGCGAAATCATACGAATGTTAAATTCTGAATTTAATACATTCTGTCCAACGAAAGAGCAATCGTCTATTGACTTGTATCCACAGAAACTACGGTCACAAATTGATGACGTTAATTCATGGATTTATAC AGAAATAAACAATGGCGTATATAAATCAGGATTTGCCCGAACTCAGGAGGCATATGATATCGCTGTCACAGCTCTATTTAAATCGTTAGATCGA GTTGAAGAGATACTTTCGAAGAGCAGGTATTTAGTTGGTGACCAGTTAACGGAGGCAGATATACGATTATTTCCTACTTTAGTTAGGTTTGATGCTGTTTATCATGGTCATTTCAAG TGTAACAAGAAAAGAATAATCGACTACCCAAATATGTGGAAGTATACAAGGGATATATACCAGACACGTGGTGTATCACCAACGGTCGATATGCATCACATCACGTGGCATTATATG TATAGCCATGAGAGTATCAACCCCTACAGAATAGTCTCTATTGGTCCAGACCTTGATTTCAACGAACCACACGGAAGAGAGAAAAGATGA